A stretch of Kyrpidia spormannii DNA encodes these proteins:
- the carA gene encoding glutamine-hydrolyzing carbamoyl-phosphate synthase small subunit, which produces MKGSLILENGRVFTGEMLGRPERRYGEVVFNTGMTGYQEILTDPSYAGQIVTMTYPLIGNYGVNETDFESRKPWLSGFVTAELCDRPSHHASRETVDAYLRRQGVAALTGVDTRALVRTIRDQGAMKGWIVPGEAMEAEGAVNPKTSGHSLAFPDLPRDWVRQVTVPEAYTAAPTGLFHVVVMDLGAKGHIVDSLAQLGCRVTVVPSFYTFEQIAALEPDGVVLSNGPGDPRDVPEVAREARRVAERWPTFGICLGHQVLGLAFGAKVEKLKFGHRGSNHPVKDLRSGRVWITPQNHGYALTEDDWPGELEVTHRHVNDGTVEGLRHRGLPVFSVQYHPEAHPGPADSFYLFEQFIALMEEGKGVHAIYAG; this is translated from the coding sequence GTGAAGGGGAGTTTAATCCTGGAGAATGGGCGCGTGTTTACCGGGGAGATGCTGGGGCGGCCCGAGCGCCGGTACGGGGAAGTGGTGTTCAACACCGGGATGACGGGATATCAGGAGATCCTCACCGATCCCTCCTATGCGGGTCAGATCGTGACGATGACCTATCCCCTGATCGGAAATTACGGGGTCAACGAGACCGATTTTGAATCCCGGAAGCCGTGGTTATCCGGGTTTGTGACGGCGGAGTTGTGCGATCGGCCGAGCCATCATGCTTCCCGGGAGACGGTGGACGCGTACCTGCGGCGCCAGGGGGTGGCGGCTCTCACCGGGGTGGACACCCGGGCTTTGGTGCGGACGATCCGCGACCAGGGGGCAATGAAGGGCTGGATTGTGCCCGGGGAGGCCATGGAGGCGGAGGGCGCCGTAAACCCGAAGACGTCGGGGCACTCCTTGGCGTTTCCCGACCTGCCCCGGGACTGGGTGCGGCAGGTGACGGTGCCCGAGGCGTATACGGCTGCGCCGACGGGACTGTTTCACGTGGTGGTGATGGATCTCGGAGCCAAAGGGCACATCGTCGACAGCTTGGCGCAGCTCGGATGCCGGGTGACGGTGGTGCCTTCCTTCTATACGTTTGAGCAGATCGCCGCCCTGGAACCGGACGGGGTGGTGTTATCCAATGGCCCCGGCGATCCCCGGGATGTGCCCGAAGTGGCCCGGGAGGCCAGGCGGGTGGCGGAGCGGTGGCCCACCTTCGGCATTTGCCTGGGGCACCAGGTGCTGGGTCTCGCCTTCGGGGCGAAGGTGGAGAAGTTGAAATTCGGCCACAGGGGGAGCAACCATCCGGTGAAGGACCTGCGCTCCGGCCGGGTGTGGATCACCCCCCAGAATCACGGGTACGCCCTGACCGAGGACGATTGGCCCGGGGAGCTCGAAGTGACCCACCGGCACGTCAACGACGGCACGGTGGAAGGGCTCCGGCACCGGGGGCTGCCGGTCTTTTCGGTGCAGTACCACCCCGAGGCCCATCCCGGGCCTGCGGATTCTTTTTACTTATTCGAGCAATTCATCGCTTTGATGGAAGAAGGCAAGGGGGTACACGCCATTTATGCCGGGTAA